The sequence below is a genomic window from Streptomyces sp. V1I1.
TCCCCATTCCGCGCACGGCAAACGGCGAGTTTATCCAGCGTTAACCCGACCCGCCTGTTGTGCGCGGCACAGGCCATTCGCTCCCGTCGGCCCGCCCGGACCACGATCGAACGGCATCACCCCTGCTCGGAAGGGTGGATGGAGCCACTCTCCGGACGGCGTCCCGGCCCGGCGCCGACCGCCCGAATGTGGCGAAGGGCACTCGCCGGTCACCCTGCGTTCATGCGGGGCGGCTGTCCGACGCGTGCTACTTGACCGGCAACCAGAAGTGGCGTTCAGGCGGCGTGTTCAGGCGTACTCACACCCAGGAGTGGCTGAGTAACCTTACTTCGCAGTAAATCTGCGACCCAGCAGGGGAGTCAGGACAATGACCGACCGACCAGGTCGTACGCGTCGACGGGCAGAGGCTGCTGGGAGCAGGACAGTGCCCCTCGCGCTCACCCTGGCGCGAGGCGCGCTGACGTCGCCGCTGAAGCGGAACATCCATGCGGGGGCCCGGCTCCCCGGGACCCGGCTGGTGGAGCCGGGCGTACGGATCGCCCCGGTCCGCCTCGCCGCGTACGCACATATCTGCGGCTTCCAGCAGGCGGACCCGCTGCCCCTCCCGTATCCGCACATCCTCGGATTCCCGCTCGCGATGCGGCTGATGGCGGACCGCAGCTTCCCGCTCCCTCTCCTCGGCCTGGTCCACACTCGTATCGAGATCACCCAGCACCGCGCCCTGCGTCCCGAGGATTCTCTTGAACTCACCGTGTACGCAGATGAGTTGAGGCCCCATCGCCGCGGCACGGAAGTCACGATGGTGACGGAGGCAAGGCTGGACAGGAAGCCGGTGTGGGAATCCCGCAGCGCCTATCTGGCCCGTCACAGAACCATGCAATCCGGTCCTCCCGACGACCCTCGCGAGAGCACCCCTGATCTCCCCCTCCCCGCGGTCGCCGAGTGGCAGCTCCCCGCCGGCGTCGGGCGCCGCTACGGCGCGGCCTCGGGCGACCGCAACCCCATCCATCTGCACCCGCTGACCGCGAGGCTGTTCGGCTTCCCGCGCGCGATCGCCCACGGCATGTGGACGCTCGCCCGCTGTCTGGCCGAGGCGGACACGGGTCAAGCAGCCTGCGTACGAGCGGAGTTCAAGGCCCCTGTACCGCTCCCCACGACCGTGACCTACGCAACCGACGGCACTGCCTTCCAACTCCGCAGCGGCGACCGCGTCCACCTCACCGGGGAGACCAGCGCTCACCCTTCATCAGGTCGCCCAGCCCCATCCAGGCGAAGTTCATGAGCGTCCCCGCCGCTTCCTTCGCCGAGACGCCCCCGGTCTCGTTCGCCCACCCCGCGAGCGACTCCGCCGCACCGACCAACGCCTGTGCGAGCCCCGCCAGATCGCGGTCGGCCAGCTCGGGGCCCTGGTGGGCCTCGCGAGCCGCGGCCCCGATCAGACCGGTCACGAACGCCACGATCTCGTCCCGCATCACCGCCACCTCCGCGGCGAACGGCTCCCCGTGCGTCCGCGCCTGCCGGTGCAGCACCGACCAGCCATCGGGGTTCTCGGCGGTGTGCGTGAAGAACGCCCCGAGGCCCGCCCACAGTTGCCGGTCAGCCGGCAGCCCCGGCTCGGCCCCTGCCTGCACGGCCGCGATCAGCGCCTCGGACTCGCGCCGGATGCACGCCGTGAAGAGCTCTTCCTTGGAGCTCAGGTACAGATAGACCAACGGTTTGGAGACCCCGGCCAGTTCTGCGATCTCGTCCATCGAGGCCGCGCGGTAGCCGCGTTGCCCGAAGGTCTGCACGGCGGCGTCCATCATCTGCCGCTCGCGCACGGCGCGCGGCATGCGTTTGCTCCTGATGCCCTTCACAGCACCCATGTCAGACATCCTCCCGCCCCACACATCCTTACCTCGCGGTAAGCCTACGACCCCCAACAGGAGCCCAAAAACGCGGAACGGCCCCCCTTCCAGCATGAAAGGGGGGCCGCGCCACGATCCAGACCAGGTCAGGGCTGCAACCTGACCAGAACCACTGGCCGAGTCGAGCGCCTGGAGCAGGCTACGGCGCCGTCGGCTGGTCCGTTACCTCTGTCCAAGGGTTCTCGCACGTAAGGGTCGGGGCCACCGCAGGAATAATAGGCGGCCCGGGATCCTCAGGAACAAAGGGGTTCAGGGTGCACTCGGTCTCCCACACGACCCCGGCCGTGGTCAGCACCTGGAACGAGATGCCATCCGGGAGGATAGACGACAGGTTGTTACTGGACGCCGAGATGGAACAGGCGTCCAGCGGGAAGGCCGTGTTGTCGCTGATTTCCGTCCAGGCGTAGGTGCCGCCGGGGACCGTCCGGACGCCCGCGTGCGCCTCGACAGTGCCCGTGCCCGGGCCGTCCGGATCGAAGAGCGCGCCGCTGATCTGGTGGAGGGAAACCGCATCGAGCACGAGGGGGTTGTAGGTGTCGACGTCGTTGCACGACCCAGGGCCGGTGGCACCGGTCGCACCCGTGGCACCCGTAGCGCCGGTGGCACCCGTAGCGCCGGTGGCACCCGTGGCACCCGTGGCACCGGTAGCGCCCGTGGCACCCGTCGCGCCCGTCTTCCCCTTGCCCTTGTCCTTCCCGCAATCGTCGCCGCCGGACAGTACGGCCCTCCCGTCCTCCACCGTGATCTCGCAGTAGTCGTCGTCCCCAGCCGACGGGCCTGCCGCACTCACGGTGCCAGGCGCCATGGGACTGTTCGCTACGCCAACCGCGGGGCTCGCGATCCCCGCAAGCACGAGGACCATCGAAGCGATGGTGCCGCCGGTCAGCCAGGCACTGCGTCTCGGAAGCGGACCCAGGGAGGACCTGCTCCTGTTCTCAGGATTCATTCACTGCTCCTTTTGGAACCGGATCTTGGAACCGGATCGGATGATGCACCGGAAGCGGGTTCGAGCTTCCCTCGAAATCATCGGTTCACAGACGCAATGCCTTAAGAGCCTCGCGAAGCTATCAACAGGATGGCGTATTAGGGGAACTCCAATGGGCGCATGCGCGACAGCGAACCCGGAACCGCGGTCGGCGTGCCGTCACCGGGCTCGCAGGCCCAGTGCATAAGGTCGCCCGGTCCGACCCGCCGGGAATGGTGATGCCATGAAGCCGTCCATCTGCCTCTGCATGATCGTCAAGAACGAGGCAAAAGTCATCGAGCGATGCCTCGCCTCCGTCCGTGACCTGGTGAGCACCTGGGTCATCTCGGACACCGGCTCGACCGACGGAACCCAGCAGCTGATCCGTACGGCACTGGATGGCATCCCGGGCGAGCTTCACGAGGAGCCCTGGGTCAACTTCGGCCACAACCGGACCCTGAACATCCAGCACGCCCGCGGCAAAGCCGACTTTCTGCTCCTCCTCGACGCCGACCTCGTGATCCGGCGGGACGGCCCCCTGCCCCGTCTGACAGCCGATTCCTACATGCTCCGGCACGAGGGCGCGACCGAATACCGAATCAAGCGCCTGGTCCGCGGCGACATCGCCTGGCGCTACGAGGGCGTCACCCACGAGTACCTCACCGCCGACCAGCAGCACAGCCAGAGGAATCTCGACGCGCTCGTCATCGAGGACTTCGCGGACGGGGGCTCACGGCACGACAAGTTCGAGCGCGACGCGCGCCTGCTGGGCGCCGAGCTCGAGCGCGACCCCGCCAATTCACGCACGGTCTTCTATCTGGCGCAGACCATGCGCGACATGGGCGACGACGACGAGGCGATCACTCTGTACGAGCGCCGCGCGGAGATGGGGGGCTGGCCCGAAGAGGTGTACTACGCGCTGTTGCAGGTCGGGATCCTCAAAGCCAAGACCGACGACTGGCCCGGAGCCATGGACGCCTTCTCACGCGCCTGGGAGTCGCGTCCGCAGCGGCTCGAAGCGTGTTACGAACTGGCCGCGCGGCTGCG
It includes:
- a CDS encoding glycosyltransferase → MKPSICLCMIVKNEAKVIERCLASVRDLVSTWVISDTGSTDGTQQLIRTALDGIPGELHEEPWVNFGHNRTLNIQHARGKADFLLLLDADLVIRRDGPLPRLTADSYMLRHEGATEYRIKRLVRGDIAWRYEGVTHEYLTADQQHSQRNLDALVIEDFADGGSRHDKFERDARLLGAELERDPANSRTVFYLAQTMRDMGDDDEAITLYERRAEMGGWPEEVYYALLQVGILKAKTDDWPGAMDAFSRAWESRPQRLEACYELAARLRKLGRYRLAHSIVRAGLGQRQPEDLLFVQPWVYRWGLLFEFSITAYWVGDFTGSLQACDRLLAMPDVPDAHREQTRANRTFAAQRLAAIPEPATRSRAARRARTGSKKR
- a CDS encoding MaoC/PaaZ C-terminal domain-containing protein; its protein translation is MPLALTLARGALTSPLKRNIHAGARLPGTRLVEPGVRIAPVRLAAYAHICGFQQADPLPLPYPHILGFPLAMRLMADRSFPLPLLGLVHTRIEITQHRALRPEDSLELTVYADELRPHRRGTEVTMVTEARLDRKPVWESRSAYLARHRTMQSGPPDDPRESTPDLPLPAVAEWQLPAGVGRRYGAASGDRNPIHLHPLTARLFGFPRAIAHGMWTLARCLAEADTGQAACVRAEFKAPVPLPTTVTYATDGTAFQLRSGDRVHLTGETSAHPSSGRPAPSRRSS
- a CDS encoding TetR/AcrR family transcriptional regulator; amino-acid sequence: MGAVKGIRSKRMPRAVRERQMMDAAVQTFGQRGYRAASMDEIAELAGVSKPLVYLYLSSKEELFTACIRRESEALIAAVQAGAEPGLPADRQLWAGLGAFFTHTAENPDGWSVLHRQARTHGEPFAAEVAVMRDEIVAFVTGLIGAAAREAHQGPELADRDLAGLAQALVGAAESLAGWANETGGVSAKEAAGTLMNFAWMGLGDLMKGERWSPR